AAATGAGATGTCGGGCGCGAAGACCGCCTGCGACACGCGCCGTCCGGTGAAGTCGAGTTGCCCTGGCCGGTCGATCGCGTTGCCGATCTGCACCCAGTTGACCAGGTCCTTCGACCGGAACACCGGAAGCCCGGGAAAATGCGCGAACGACGAGTTGACGAGATAATAATCGTCACCGACGCGCGTCACCGACGGGTCGGGGTAATAGCCGGATAGAATGGGGTTGCGAAAATCGCCGGGCGCGGCGGCGACCCGCTCCTGCGCCTTGCCCTGATAGGTGAAGCGCTCGAACCGCGCGACCTGCGCACTCGCCGCAGTGCCGAGCACCGCCGCGCCGATCGCCGCCGCCCACGCCGCAGCCCTGTTCCGTTGATAAACGCCCACGATCCTCTCCACCACATTTTGACGGCAGAGTAGACGTTAGCGCTATCATCGCAAGAGCGCGGAGGTCGGCCCACGCCGACCAGCGCTGTCGCGTAACGGGAACGAAGCGCCCCGCTCGCCTCCGCTGCGCCGGCCAGATCATCGCAGTCAGCAGCAGCACGAGCAGCGTCAGCCCGGCGACCGGATTCCGGCAGTCGACGTGGCTCCGATCACGACGAGGTGCTTCGTCCGGCGGGGCCCCCCAGCCACTTTGATGCGTTGCCCGGTCGATCGTGAGGAGAGAATGATGAAGCTCTATTTTTCACCCGGCGCCTGCAGCCTGTCCGGCCATATCGCGCTGCATGAAGCCGGGCTCACCTTCGAGCACGAGAAGGTCGATCTGAAAGCCAAGAAGACCGAAGACGGTGAGGACTTCCTGACCATCAATCCCAAAGGCTATGTGCCGGCGCTGACGCTGGACAGCGGCGAAACGATCACCGAGAACGTCGCTATCCTCGATTGGATCGCCCATCAGGACGGCGCGCTGAAACCCGCCGGCGCGATGGGGCACACGCATCTGCTCCAGGCACTCGCCTATATCTCGACCGAGATCCACAAGGGGTTCAAACCCTTCTTCGCAGGTGGTGGCGAAGACGAGAAAGCGAAGGCAGGCGAGACGATCGTCCGGCGGATGACCTGGCTCGCCGATACGATGGAAGGTGACTATTTGTTGGGCGACACCGTGAGCGCCGCCGACTGCTATCTATTTGTCATGCTGCTGTGGGCACAAAAGAACGGGATCGAGGTGCCCGCCAAACTCGAGAAATTGCGTGACCGGATGATGGAGCGTCCTGCGGTGCGAAAGGCAATGACGCACGAAGGACTGATCCAGGCCTGATGCGTGAGTGGATGGCCGCCCTGCCCATGTCGGGGCGGTCGTCCGCAGACCGGCGACTGCGCGGTTGTCAGCGCCGTATCGGTGCTTGCTCTTCGTCAGGACGTATCGTGGAAGTAGCAATACGTCGGCCCAGAACGGCTGCGTTACCTGGCGGAACCGATCCACGAGCCGATGCCGCGCTGATTTTCGATAGCCCGCCGTTCGTCGCACGGCTGAAGATCGTGCAGCCACGCCTACATATGATTCATGCTCATGCATCCATCGCCCTATGTGCTCGCGCTTGGAGATAGCCTGACGGCTGGCTACGGCCTGCCGGCCACCGCGTCGTTCACCGCGAAGCTGCAACATGCCCTGCGAGAGCGACATCCGACCGCCGTTGTGCAAAATGCCGGCGTGTCCGGCGATACCACCGCGGATGCGCTGCAAAGGCTTCCCCGCCTGCTAAGCAGCCTCGTCCGCAAGCCCGATCTTGCGATTGTCGAGCTTGGCGCGAACGACCTGCTACGCGGTATCGCCCCTGTTCAAACCAGGTCCAATCTGAACCAGATTCTTTCCATGCTCACATCGTGCGGCATCGCCGCTTTGTTGGCGACCTTCGAGGTTCCGCCCTTTTTCGAGGCGTTTGCGGCGCGCTACGAGGGAATGTTCGCCGACGTCGCGACAAGGCATGGCGCCGACCAGGCTCCGTTCTTCCCACCCGGCGTCATGGGAAACCCTCAATTGACCCTGCCGGACCGCCTGCACCCGAACGGCAAGGCGATCGAGATGGTCGTAGCGCATCTTTTGCCGAGTGTCGTCGCAGTGCTCGACCGTCAGTGCCGCAAGTGACCTGCGTGCACCGCGCACGACGGGTGCCGCCCCGCAGCTGAAGACGGTTCCTTTCCAGCTGAGCCGCCGCGATTCGAATAGCAGCCCCGATGCTTGAATATCCCGACCCGCTTGCGGTCGCGATCAAATCAGCAGGCCGACGCGACACGCCCCTCGCTCCTGTCACAGTAGCTGGGTCCTGGCGTCAGAAAGTGGGGAAATGGATGCCCGACAAGGACTCGAACCTTGATTGACGGAGTCAGAGTCCGCTCTCTTACCATTAGAGGATCGGGCAACAGGAAGGCGCATTTAGAAGCGGTCGGCGGTCGTGTCAACGCCTGCCTTGCCCCGCGTATCCCGACTGTGTAGCCTGAAGGCCAAGCACCGGGGGGTCGCAGGGGCGATCCGGTCCGGAAGATACAAGAAAGTTGACGGCAATGGTGGATCTCACCGCCCAGTTGCCGCACCGGCAGGCGAACAGCCCTGCCCGTTCGGCCCGACCTCAGCCCCGCGCCGCGCGGGGCACGCCGCGGCATTATGCCGCGCTCGACCTTGGCACCAACAATTGCCGGCTGCTGATCGCCCGGCCGCAGGGGGACGGCTTCGCGGTCGTCGACGCGTTCTCTCGTATCGTCCGGCTTGGCGAAGGGCTCGCGCACAGCGGCGCGCTGTCCGATGCCGCGATCGAGCGCACCATCGCGGCGCTGCGCGTTTGTGCCGACAAGCTGAAGCGCCGCAACGTCACGCTCGCGCGATCGGTCGCGACCGAGGCGTGCCGCCGCGCGAGCAACGGCGCATCGTTCATCGCGCGCGTGCTGGA
The genomic region above belongs to Sphingomonas phyllosphaerae 5.2 and contains:
- a CDS encoding glutathione S-transferase N-terminal domain-containing protein gives rise to the protein MKLYFSPGACSLSGHIALHEAGLTFEHEKVDLKAKKTEDGEDFLTINPKGYVPALTLDSGETITENVAILDWIAHQDGALKPAGAMGHTHLLQALAYISTEIHKGFKPFFAGGGEDEKAKAGETIVRRMTWLADTMEGDYLLGDTVSAADCYLFVMLLWAQKNGIEVPAKLEKLRDRMMERPAVRKAMTHEGLIQA
- a CDS encoding arylesterase, with the protein product MLMHPSPYVLALGDSLTAGYGLPATASFTAKLQHALRERHPTAVVQNAGVSGDTTADALQRLPRLLSSLVRKPDLAIVELGANDLLRGIAPVQTRSNLNQILSMLTSCGIAALLATFEVPPFFEAFAARYEGMFADVATRHGADQAPFFPPGVMGNPQLTLPDRLHPNGKAIEMVVAHLLPSVVAVLDRQCRK